The Methanosarcina barkeri MS DNA window CCCAGACGTCGCCTTCAATGAGTTGGATTCTCTGCATCTCAAGGAACATTTCTATGGATTTTGAAACTGTAGCCATATAGGATTTTGGCAACTGAATTACCTCAATTTTTGGGCAGGTCTCAACCAGACCCAAAACGTCCTTGTTCGATGGCCTGAAAGCCAGGTGAACAATGCGCTCATTTGGGTTAAGTGTAAAGATTTCTTCTCTTGAGCTAACCACTCGGATCTTCATGTTTTTCTCATCTCACCTTAAATTTTTTTACGTTTTTACATTGATAGTATTAGGATATACTGACTATAAATATTTATCCCATTAAACTAACATTATTTAGATAGTATATGAGATTTTCGATTCAAAAAACATTTCTTTAATCAAAATTTTCTAGTTTACTCATATAATTATTTGATGTGAACTTATCCAATTATTGTTACCCTTTTAGAATTTCATAGTTTTTTGGCCAGGAATCTCAGTGACTCACTTTCCGCAGCAAAGTTTTGTATATACATAGTTGTTCTGCTACTGTTTTTAGGTATTAGATGAATTTACTGGTTTTTTATGAAGAAGTTAAAAATAGCTACATTGTTTAATTTAAAAACCAGAAAAACAGCATTAAATCCCATCAATTTTCCATTCAGATTTTATATTATTATAATAAGTTTTAAAAACGTTATAAATATATTAAATTTAAAATAAATATTGAAGAATACAGGCAATAAGACTTTTTCCATTTCAAAGATACAGAAAAAGTCAAATAAACAGATAAAAACGGATATGGAAAAAGATAGCCCCAGGTTTCTGGAACCTCGGGCGGTCTTGTCAGAAAAACTGAGGGTCAGAGGATCTTATCGAGTTCCGATGCCAGTACACTACCCTGGGTAACCCCCATGAAGCGCTTTACTTCAGCCCCATCTTTCTGGATAATCAGCGTTGGGACAGCATGTATGCCGTATTTGGAAGCCATTTCCTGGTTTTCATCCACATCGACAACTTTGAACTCAACTTTATCCCCGTACTTTTTCTCAAGCTCTTCAAGAATTGGTTTTTGCATCCTGCAAGGTCCACACCATGTTGCGGAAAAGTCCAATAACATTGGTTTCATAAAATCACCTTTATATTTTGAAATGTCTGAGAATTTCTCCATTTTTATTTAATCCATTCCGGGAAGCATACAGAAGAGTCGTACACACACTGTCTCAAGGGCCTGTACGACAAAGCTGCCGGAAACCCAATCCTGACGATAGGCGACATGAAAGCTGGATTTACCAAATACAGGGTCGGGACTCAATAATTGTATATTATCTTCGATGATGTGAAATAATTTTTCATATATTAAATTATTTCTTCCTGCTTCATCCTTTTCTCTACCGAGAATAAATCCACAGGATCTACCCTGGAATCTCCAGGTAAATTATTTCCATATCGAAGTGCAATAGTCTTATATTGCTCGCTGCATTTATATTTCTATCGTGTATAATTCCACAAAAAGGATTGAGATCGATACTATCCATTGAAACTAAATTGGATAGAATTGAAATAATCGCAAATATTATATTATTTTATACTATTCTGATAATGGTTTGAAAGTGCTAGTTTGTAAGTGTTTTTTTCCATACCAGAGGGCTCTATATTCCAGTCAGAAGATAAAGCTGCTCACAAAACATCATTTATTGCTTGCGCAAGTTTGTAGTTTTTTGGATTCGATTCATAATACTTCGTTTTTGTAGCCGGTCTAGTTGGGCAGAAACTAAAATCGGTAGTTTGCCAAACGTAAGTAAATCTATTCTATCATCAAAGGTTTACCAATTTTTTAAAATTATTGATAATAAGAAAGAATTATTCTATTGTTATTATATAAAATATAATTATATTTATGTTTATGCCCATGTAAGTTGAGGTCGAATATTTTCACTCAAATAAAAGGGAAAAAAATTAATCATTTCGAAAAATAGCTGGCGTGGGTGTATTACAGGATTGAGGAGGCTAAAGTTGAATTTGATCAGATGGTTGCATTCTGATCTTAATAAGTTCATCTTCTCCAGTATGCAGCGCAAGTGCTAAAAACGTAGAAAGGAAATCGTAAAACTATGGAGGCAAATATAATGGGAGGATATCCATTCTTTAAACACAGGTTCGATGGCCGTGGCGGTTGTGGTGGTTATGGCGGCTGTGGTGGTTATGGCGGCTGTGGCGGCTATGGGGGATTTGGCGGCTGTGGCTTTGGTGGCCGGTTTGGTGGCCGGTTTGGTTGTGACGACAGATTTAAAGGTCGTCGATGCGGGCACCGAAGGTACTGTTAAGGGATCATGACTGTAGCTGTCAATAATGACGCCGAGTGTGAAATAATTAGTGTGAAATAATTATGAAATAATTATTGAGTATGAAAGGAAAAAGCATAATAACCATCTTTTCACGGCGTGATGAATAAGTCACCGAAACTTGTTTTTCTTGAACAGATGACTACTAATTTTTCTTTTTTGGGATATACTTATTATTAGAAAGCTATTGCAGGCTCTCCAATGTAAATTCCTGAAGGAATGAGATCTGTACTTTGTACTACGTTTATTAGTTTTACGTAATAATTCCTGTACAAAGATCAGATAACTCTAAAAAACTTTCAGTTTATTGAAGAGTACTTAAAAAGAAAAAATTCCCTATTATCAGGGAACCCATTAAGGAATCATACATTTTTCTCGCAGTTTTTATCCTTGGGCCTACCTTTTATTATGTTGCCGAAGTACATACAGCCTTCCATTGGGATCGTTGGCATATCAGGTGACTCATTTATCATGTTTACAGGAGCACCACGGATAAGCACGCACGGCACACTTTCCCCGGCTTCTCCCATAAGGAGTTCGGCGGCCGAGACAAGGTTATCTGCTACAGCCTTGTATGTAATACGGAGAGGCCTTCCGTAGATATCGTCAGTTCCCCGCGCATCTTCCACAGGTACAAAGCCTGAAACTCCAAGTGCAATTCCCGAGCAGCCAAGCCTGAGAGGCTGGGTCCTGCTGTCTCCTATAATTACCCCTAACTTGCATGAGTAACGCTTCTCAAGCCGGCTCCTGATAATCTCGGAACTTTTTCGTGGGTCTTCCGGGAGCAGGACTACATTGCCTTCAGGGGCATTGGAAGCGTCGATCCCTGCATTCGGAGCCAGAACACCTTTTGTAATTGTAAGGGCAGCTCCGGGCACACCCCCAAAAATCTCATCGCATTCCTGAAGCACGAGTTCCATTTCCCTGGGATCGATCCCGTACTGTTCCCCAAGCACCTTTGCCTTTTCGCCCGGAGTCACGCTTGCAAGCCTGACGATTCTTCTTTCCGCAGTACCAACTGCAGATTCTGCAAGTACGAAAATATCCCCGTCAATGGGGACAAGCCCTGCTTCCTCCAGAGCCTTATCTAAAATCTTTACGATATCATCCCCTTCCCTTATAATAGGGGTCTTAATCCCAAACATCTGGATGGAAGTATTTTCTGAACTCATACTCTGCTGCCTTTAGAAGTTAATGACTAGATTGGTTTGCTGAATCTAAAATAAATGCAAAATCAAATCGTAAAATGCCGGAAGATATTGATAAATGTATCCGACGGCTCCCAAAAAGATGTAAGAAGGTATTCTCAAAGATGTAAAAAGATATTCTAAAAATGTGAAGAAGTATTCAAAAAGATGTGAGATAATGTTCAGAGGATGAGAAGATAATGTCCAAAAGATGAGAAGATATCCAGATAAAGTGCTCGATAAGAATAAAAGCCCGAGGGAAATACAGGAAGTAAAAAACCTTATCGCTAAAAAAGAGTTTTCCGGGATAGAAAGAGTGATTTTTGCCTATCAAAAAATTATTTCCCGGAAATTCCAGCCATAGAAAGTAGTCTCGCGGTATTTTTATGAGAGCCTATAGGCATAATATGAACCCCTCTTGAGAGTTTCATAAGCTCCTTTATAGTCTCTGAAGCTATTGAAAGACCTTCTTCGACAGGATCAGGTGCATCTTTTATACGAAGCATAATTTCTTCAGGCACATGAATTCCTGAAATATTCTTGTTCATGAATTCAGCCATACCCAGAGATTTTAGAGGAATCAAGCCTGCAATTACGGGCACTTCAAGGTGGCCTATAGCTTCCGTAAACTCCTCAAACATGCCTACATCATAGACTGCCTGAGTCTGGATAAAGTCAGCTCCACACCTGACTTTTTTTTCAAGCTTTATGAGTTGCAAAGGTTTTTCAGGGTCTATACCAGAAACCGCACCTGTACAGAAAGAGGTCCCTCCGTTTAGCTGGTTTCCTGCAAAATTAATGCCTGAGTCAAGCTTTCTTATAAGTTGCAGGAGCTGTACTGAATCAAGATCGTATACAGGTTTTGAACCTGGGTGATCTCCACAAGAAGGAAAATCTCCTGTCATCACACAGATGTTTCTGATACCCAGAGCATACGCTCCGAGAAGATCAGACTGAAGTCCTATCCTGTTCCTGTCCCGGCAGGTGAGCTGCATAATAGGCTCGTGCCCATCATCAAGCAGAAGCTTGCTAAAAGCTAGAGAGCTCATGTGCATAATTGAGCACTGATTGTCCGTAACATTTATAGCATCTGCAATACCTTTGAGCTGGCGAGCATCTTCTAGGGAAACTGAGAATTTTGTGCCCTTAGGAGGGGAGACTTCAGCAGTAACCAGAAATTTGCTGGAATTCAGTTTTTCACGAAAATTAAAGAGCATTGGGTAGAATATTAGGAATGAAATTATTTAAAACCATGCTCCTGGATAGTGCATCAGTCGGTTAATATTATTTCCAAAACCTTTAATCTGTATCATCCCAGGGTTAATATTATTTCCAAAACCTTTAATCCGTATCATCCCGTTTTTGCATAGTCCAGTGAGGTTTGCAGTTCAGTGAGATTATTGCAGATATGAATTAATGCCCAAATATATGCATTTTAAGCACCGGTAAAAAATCTGATTAAAATATTAAATAAAAACTGTAAATGAGTTTAGTCAACTCTATGCTCCTGAGGGGCATGAACTGTGTAAAGGAGATCAAGCCTATTGATTTTTTTCAACCTATTATAAATCAAAGTCCATACACAGTCGTTCTCTCTGTTGACTTCACACATCCCGTCAATAGCTCCTCCACAGGGCCCGTTTAGAAGTCCTTTTGGGCACCGTGATTTGGGACAGATCCCTCCGAATTCACCAATTGTGCATTTTCCACACATCGCACACTGGTCTAAAAGCAGCTTGCCTTCGCTTGAACCTCCCAGAGAAAGCGTATCATTTGAGCCGAACACAGGCACCTCCGTAACACCGGCAACCGTTGAAACTCCACTACCGCAGCCCATAACCAGAATACAGCGTGCCTCAGTTATTTTTTCATTTTTCTGGACCAGGGAGTCAAAAGACCGGACGCTGCAGGCTGCTGTGGGGAGAGCCCAGCCTACTACATGCTTTCCGTTTTTCTCAAGCTGCCTGATCATCTCAAGCACTTCGGGTTCTCCACCGGTCTTCAGTTTTGCAGCGCAGACATTGCATCCGATAATAAATATGTCATCTTCGTCCTGTAACAGGGCCAGGATTTCTTCAAGGGGTTTTGCTGAAGTTATAATCATAACTACCTCAAATATCGATATTCCAGATCGCTCCGCTTTGCAATGCATTCGCGGATCATTTCGGCAATAAGTGGTAGGGAGCGCGCCTGCCCTTCAAGTTTCCTGGCAAGGCGTCCAAGCTGAAGCAGAGTGCCCATTACAAGCACATCAGTCATCTCTGTTTCGTGGGAAACTGCATTCCTTGTCAAGGCTGCATCCCCTCCTCGGGAAAGTATCTCCTGTTTTATTATCAAAGCCTCTGTGGTCGTAAGATTACGAATTTTCAGCATAAGATGGATACTTTTATTCTGCATTATCTTTGAGCCTGTTGTGGTAACTCCAAGTTTTCGCATTGCAATGGCTGCATCCTGTGGTGTCTTTACCTCGACCACAGAGACCTCATAATTGCCCTCTTTTACTATACTTGGCCTGCTCCTTATAGCTCCTGAAAACTTTACAACATCAACGGTCTCAGGTACATCATGCGTACGGACGATATGGGCACCTTTGTAGACTGCAATAGATGTTGCAGCCAGGCTGCCATAGAGCCTTTCAGTTGCAGGTTTTCCAAGTACGTCTCCTATGAAAGATTTTCTTGAGAGAGCTGCTAACAACGGTTTTTCAAAAATTTTAAGGCGCTCAAAATCATCAAGAGTTTCAAAGTCATAGATGGGAAGTTTTTCTTCGATCCATCTGCCAGATGCAGGGTCAAGTATAAGTTTTTCCGGATTTATGCCGCCTGCTTCAGCGGCCTGTATAATAGAATCAAGAGATTCGATAATAGCATCCATTCCGAGGGGATCACCCGGTACTTTATTTGAGGCCATGACAACAGCAGGACATCCATAATCTGCCACTACTTCAATCATTCTGGGGTCTGCTGTAAAACCGGAAACATCATTTATGATATCAGCTCCCCTTTTGAGAGCTTCTTCTGCGATTTCAGAAAACATTGTATCTACGGAAATCACAGCATCCACATTGCCTTCCAGTGCTTCTAGAACTGGCAAAATACGTTCAAGTTCCTGTTTCCTGCTAATAGGCTCGGCGTGTAACCAGGTTGAACGGGCTCCAATGTCCAGAAAGGTTGCTCCTTCCTCAACCATTTTTTGAGCTGTCTCAAGCGCGGAATCCGGGCTTACAACCGAATCTCCGTAAAAGGACTCAGGACTAAAGTTAATAATACCCATAACATGTGCAGGGTATTGATCTCCTATTTTTATACCACATATTTCAGTATCAACAACCATTTTTGACAACCAGGATCTATAAGTTTCAATTAAAATAACGCTAGCTAACGCTTAATAGACATTGGTAAATAGATACTAAGGAAGCCGGCTTTACAGAGCTATCTCTCTGTCGGAAATTTCAACGATATGTCTTTAAATCGCGAAAATAGAGTTTATTCCGCTTTTACTACATTCCGTGAAAAATCTTTATATTCCGTCCGCAGAGGCTTCCAAACAGGGAGAGTTTGTTTATCGATTATTATCAGGATTTGACAAATAATCACTATAATCATATATTAATTAATACATATAAACTGATTTTATCAGGTATACTTGTTTAAGGCATGTTTAAGACGCGTTAAAGCAGGTTTCAAGCCTTTCTGTAAGCCCTATTTTGCCGACTGAACACTATTTTAGTAATTAAATTATAAATTTAAACTCAATAATTATTTTGATTATTGTTGGCAGTAAACGTCATTGTGATATTATAAGCTTCAATAATACATAAAAATATTGATGTGTAAGAGTAATCTGGTACAATTAGGAAAGCAGTGTTGTATGTTAAGTGAACTACCACTCCCTGAATCCTTCGCCTCACGGCTCAGTTTCGAGGAAGAAGGCTTTTTGGTTCATTCCTTTTTCTTTTGAGAATAAGTCCCAAACCCTTCCCAGCGTTCCGCAGGTGTCAGATAAATATATGATTTAGATTTAGATTTTGATCTGGATTTTGATCTTGAAATAAGAATTTCTTGATATTGATTGCAGCATTAACGTCCTTATCATGTTTTGTTTTACAATTAGAGCATTCCCATTCTCTAGCATAAAGAGTCAGATTAGAGTTATAATATCCACAAACGTTACAAAGTTTAGAAGATGATTCAAATCTTCATAGAAGGATAACTTTAACTTCTCCAATATATTCATTATTTGTAGATAATTCTGTTTTAACTGATTACAAACCAGAAAGGAATCCATGCGTCTTCGGTTAAGTGAAAAATCGTGATAAATTGTCTTCGGTTCCATAACAGTTGTCAAATATTCCAATAAATTGTGGGGTGGGACATGATATCAATTTCGTGTAGAGGACAAAATTGATGAGTATACAAGAAAATTATTTAAATAAAGTAGTATAACTTATTTTATTGACTCTTTAGTTAAGTTTTGGGTCGGGGGATCTTTATGAAAATAAGAGTTATCAGTTCAAGAAATGAAATTCTGTCACTGAATCCAAATGAAAAGGTCGTTCACTTTGCATTCAGGCCATCAAATAAAGATATTTTTCTGCTTGTTGAGACCTGTCCGAAACTGGAGGTAATCCAGCTTCCAAAATCATACATAAGGACAGTTTCAAGAGCTATAGAGATGTTTCTGGAAATGCAAAAGGTTCAGTTCATTGAAGGAGATGTATGGGGACACAGGAAAGACATTAATGAGTATTATACTGTCCCCTCATCCATAATATCAAAAATAAGAAGCATGAAAGCTGAAGGCATTCCCAGTGAAAAAATTGCGGAAAAAGTAGCGCATGAAAGCAAACTTGGTCCTGGAATGGTTTCTTACATTCTGAACAAAAAAGATTTGGAATAAAAACGAGTCTCTGCCCGAGTTCCGCAAGCCTTTCTTAAAAACTGCTTGCTTGCAAGTCTTTTTAGGAAGGGTTTGACCGAAAAACCCCTCGTAAAGGCGTGATCAACCGAATCAACGGTTGTAGCACAACCTTTTTCAAAAAAGGCTTGTCTGCAAATATTTTCAAAAAAGATTTGATCGAAAACACGGTAACGTTTGAGTTTGAGGATCTTATCCCCAAACCCTATCTGCGTGATCAACCGGCGCAACGGTTGCGGCACAACAGTTGTGCTCAATAGGACTAGCTCAAGTTCAGATTGACATGACATATTCTCAAACAAGACTATATATAATCTACGGCACAAAAATTTAAAATTAAAGCTGGTTTTTCTTTGCATTTCGAGTTTTCAAGAAAAGTTTTTACTATATATACTTATGTAGGCAAATTTAATCTCTAGTCTGACTACCAATTTCTTATTATTGTTAACTATTCTTGAGGAATAAATAAGGTCGCATCCCTGCCTTTTCAAAGGCGGGTTAGACCGTCAACTTCAACAGAACTACAAATTTAAAATTTTTATATTTTAAAAGATTAAAACAATTTTATTCAGGCGCATACACAATAACAGTAAGTTCCCATCCTTCGAACTCTTTAATTGATTACACCAGTATAGACAGAGTTGGATAATTTATAGATAAATAAGTCTATATTTATTGGTTATTAACTTAAATAAAACTTTTATATATTAATATTGAATAATATTTTCTGTTATACTTATTTTTGAATATTGGTTAAGACATATACTCAAATAAAGAATTTATGGCC harbors:
- a CDS encoding DUF1699 family protein, whose amino-acid sequence is MKIRVVSSREEIFTLNPNERIVHLAFRPSNKDVLGLVETCPKIEVIQLPKSYMATVSKSIEMFLEMQRIQLIEGDVWGHRKDINEYYTIPTSVTEKIKEMRSEGMSTEDIEAKISRENMLNPEMVAYIITKESTA
- the trxA gene encoding thioredoxin translates to MKPMLLDFSATWCGPCRMQKPILEELEKKYGDKVEFKVVDVDENQEMASKYGIHAVPTLIIQKDGAEVKRFMGVTQGSVLASELDKIL
- the cofE gene encoding coenzyme F420-0:L-glutamate ligase, which gives rise to MSSENTSIQMFGIKTPIIREGDDIVKILDKALEEAGLVPIDGDIFVLAESAVGTAERRIVRLASVTPGEKAKVLGEQYGIDPREMELVLQECDEIFGGVPGAALTITKGVLAPNAGIDASNAPEGNVVLLPEDPRKSSEIIRSRLEKRYSCKLGVIIGDSRTQPLRLGCSGIALGVSGFVPVEDARGTDDIYGRPLRITYKAVADNLVSAAELLMGEAGESVPCVLIRGAPVNMINESPDMPTIPMEGCMYFGNIIKGRPKDKNCEKNV
- a CDS encoding methylenetetrahydrofolate reductase, producing the protein MLFNFREKLNSSKFLVTAEVSPPKGTKFSVSLEDARQLKGIADAINVTDNQCSIMHMSSLAFSKLLLDDGHEPIMQLTCRDRNRIGLQSDLLGAYALGIRNICVMTGDFPSCGDHPGSKPVYDLDSVQLLQLIRKLDSGINFAGNQLNGGTSFCTGAVSGIDPEKPLQLIKLEKKVRCGADFIQTQAVYDVGMFEEFTEAIGHLEVPVIAGLIPLKSLGMAEFMNKNISGIHVPEEIMLRIKDAPDPVEEGLSIASETIKELMKLSRGVHIMPIGSHKNTARLLSMAGISGK
- a CDS encoding methylenetetrahydrofolate reductase C-terminal domain-containing protein, which translates into the protein MIITSAKPLEEILALLQDEDDIFIIGCNVCAAKLKTGGEPEVLEMIRQLEKNGKHVVGWALPTAACSVRSFDSLVQKNEKITEARCILVMGCGSGVSTVAGVTEVPVFGSNDTLSLGGSSEGKLLLDQCAMCGKCTIGEFGGICPKSRCPKGLLNGPCGGAIDGMCEVNRENDCVWTLIYNRLKKINRLDLLYTVHAPQEHRVD
- the folP gene encoding dihydropteroate synthase; this translates as MVVDTEICGIKIGDQYPAHVMGIINFSPESFYGDSVVSPDSALETAQKMVEEGATFLDIGARSTWLHAEPISRKQELERILPVLEALEGNVDAVISVDTMFSEIAEEALKRGADIINDVSGFTADPRMIEVVADYGCPAVVMASNKVPGDPLGMDAIIESLDSIIQAAEAGGINPEKLILDPASGRWIEEKLPIYDFETLDDFERLKIFEKPLLAALSRKSFIGDVLGKPATERLYGSLAATSIAVYKGAHIVRTHDVPETVDVVKFSGAIRSRPSIVKEGNYEVSVVEVKTPQDAAIAMRKLGVTTTGSKIMQNKSIHLMLKIRNLTTTEALIIKQEILSRGGDAALTRNAVSHETEMTDVLVMGTLLQLGRLARKLEGQARSLPLIAEMIRECIAKRSDLEYRYLR
- a CDS encoding DUF1699 family protein, whose translation is MKIRVISSRNEILSLNPNEKVVHFAFRPSNKDIFLLVETCPKLEVIQLPKSYIRTVSRAIEMFLEMQKVQFIEGDVWGHRKDINEYYTVPSSIISKIRSMKAEGIPSEKIAEKVAHESKLGPGMVSYILNKKDLE